In one window of Fusobacteria bacterium ZRK30 DNA:
- a CDS encoding fructose-1,6-bisphosphatase, whose translation MERKYYELLSNRYKNIGEVTSEIINLEAILNLPKGTEHYLTDLHGEYHAFRHLVKTASGSLKIKVDELFGDILSLEEKHNFSKLIFYPEKILEGLKLNEYEKAHWYRVSIKRILSIFRLVSSKYTRSKVRKALPNEYAYILEEFLTLNSKDFNKEEYYSQIISTVIELEIADDFIIKTVNLIQQLSVDKLHILGDIYDRGADPHKIMDNLIGHHDCDIQWGNHDILWVGASKGHLACVANVLRISLRYSNLKTLEEGYGINLLPLGRFAMETYGGDPCKEFLPIANSDELFNEKEQYVRGQMHKAIAIIQFKLEAKVIKKRPEFKMENRMLLDKIDQTKGTITLNGKEYKLTSNNFPTIDPKDPYKLTEREEEVIKKIAKYFKKSDKLQKHIHFFFSNGNIYLKYNNQLMFHGCIPMDSEGAYKCFNIEGEEYCGKELMDKFEKLARKAYFKGNEKDLDWFWYMWTGEYSPLFGKEEMKTFERYFIKEKETHKEIKNPYYTLREDEGIILKLMDHFGVLKENGHVINGHTPVLAKNGELPIRAGKKLLVIDGGLSKAYQSSTGTAGYTLIYNSYGLRLASHKPFKNIEKAIEDGHEIISVIQLVDKAERKKVKDTETGELLIRSLKELRVLLKMYRNGSLIGRN comes from the coding sequence ATGGAAAGAAAGTACTATGAATTATTATCGAATAGATATAAAAATATAGGAGAAGTCACTAGTGAAATTATAAATTTAGAAGCTATACTGAATCTTCCTAAGGGAACAGAACATTATCTTACAGATCTTCATGGAGAATACCATGCTTTCAGGCATTTGGTGAAGACAGCTTCGGGAAGTTTAAAAATAAAGGTAGATGAGCTTTTTGGAGATATACTTTCCCTGGAGGAAAAACATAATTTTTCTAAATTGATTTTTTATCCTGAAAAAATACTGGAAGGGTTAAAATTGAATGAATATGAAAAAGCTCACTGGTACAGGGTATCTATAAAGAGAATTTTATCGATATTTAGATTAGTGTCATCTAAATATACCAGATCCAAAGTAAGGAAAGCGCTACCCAATGAATATGCTTATATATTGGAGGAATTTTTGACCCTGAACAGCAAGGACTTTAATAAGGAGGAATATTATTCCCAGATCATATCTACAGTAATAGAGTTAGAAATAGCAGATGACTTTATAATAAAAACTGTTAATCTGATCCAGCAGCTGTCGGTAGATAAACTTCATATTTTAGGAGACATATATGACAGAGGGGCAGATCCCCACAAGATTATGGATAATCTTATAGGGCATCATGACTGTGATATTCAATGGGGTAATCACGATATATTATGGGTAGGAGCATCCAAGGGTCACCTTGCGTGCGTAGCCAACGTACTGAGGATATCTCTCAGGTACAGTAATTTAAAAACTTTGGAGGAGGGATATGGGATAAACTTACTCCCTCTAGGGAGATTTGCTATGGAAACTTATGGTGGGGATCCGTGTAAAGAGTTTTTACCTATAGCCAACAGTGATGAACTGTTTAATGAAAAGGAACAGTATGTACGGGGACAGATGCATAAGGCTATAGCTATTATTCAGTTTAAATTAGAAGCTAAAGTTATTAAGAAAAGGCCGGAATTTAAGATGGAAAACAGGATGCTCTTAGACAAGATAGACCAGACTAAGGGAACGATCACATTAAATGGAAAGGAATATAAGTTAACCAGCAACAATTTTCCTACAATAGATCCGAAAGATCCCTATAAATTAACAGAGAGGGAAGAAGAGGTAATAAAGAAGATAGCTAAATATTTTAAAAAGAGTGACAAGCTGCAAAAACATATTCATTTTTTCTTTTCTAATGGAAATATATACTTGAAATATAACAATCAGCTGATGTTTCATGGTTGCATTCCAATGGATTCGGAAGGAGCCTATAAATGTTTTAACATAGAAGGGGAGGAATACTGCGGTAAGGAACTCATGGATAAATTTGAAAAGCTGGCTCGAAAAGCTTATTTTAAGGGAAATGAAAAAGATTTAGACTGGTTCTGGTATATGTGGACAGGGGAGTATTCACCTCTTTTTGGGAAAGAGGAGATGAAAACTTTTGAAAGGTATTTTATCAAAGAGAAGGAAACTCATAAAGAGATAAAGAACCCATACTATACATTGAGGGAAGATGAAGGAATAATATTAAAACTTATGGATCATTTTGGAGTCTTAAAAGAAAATGGTCATGTTATAAACGGTCATACACCTGTATTGGCTAAAAATGGAGAACTGCCTATAAGGGCAGGGAAAAAATTGTTGGTGATTGACGGGGGGTTATCCAAGGCCTATCAATCAAGTACCGGGACTGCGGGATATACTTTGATCTATAATTCTTATGGATTGAGGTTAGCTTCCCATAAACCGTTTAAAAATATTGAAAAAGCCATTGAAGATGGTCACGAAATAATATCGGTAATACAATTAGTGGACAAGGCAGAGAGGAAAAAAGTTAAAGATACAGAGACAGGAGAGCTTCTCATAAGGAGTTTGAAGGAGTTAAGGGTTCTTTTGAAGATGTATAGAAATGGAAGTTTGATAGGCAGAAATTAG
- a CDS encoding DUF134 domain-containing protein, translating into MRGKKKRCCRFLKNEIVYKPRGITMKEITTNNIEADEFEAIRICDYEGLSQIEASVLMGISRGTIQRLLNSGRKKIVDSFLNEKAIVIKNKH; encoded by the coding sequence ATGAGAGGTAAAAAGAAAAGGTGTTGCCGATTTTTAAAAAATGAAATTGTATATAAGCCAAGAGGTATTACCATGAAAGAGATTACAACAAACAATATTGAGGCTGATGAATTTGAAGCCATTAGAATTTGTGACTATGAGGGTTTGAGTCAAATCGAAGCTAGTGTATTGATGGGGATCTCCCGTGGAACAATCCAAAGACTATTAAATTCTGGAAGAAAAAAAATTGTCGACAGCTTTTTGAATGAAAAAGCTATAGTTATAAAAAACAAACATTGA
- a CDS encoding dinitrogenase iron-molybdenum cofactor, which translates to MELKIAFPTNDRLNVEEHFGHCSEFKILNTKDGKVTSEEFLTPPPHEPGVLPRFLGEHKITTIITGGMGAMAINLFKVQDIDVILGATGSITENLNTFLDGQLASTGSACSHHHGDHDCNH; encoded by the coding sequence ATGGAATTGAAAATTGCATTTCCTACAAATGACAGATTAAATGTTGAGGAACACTTTGGACACTGCAGCGAATTTAAAATATTGAATACTAAGGATGGAAAAGTGACATCGGAAGAATTTCTTACACCGCCGCCTCATGAACCTGGTGTATTGCCAAGATTTTTAGGTGAACATAAGATTACTACTATCATTACAGGTGGAATGGGAGCCATGGCTATAAACCTGTTCAAAGTACAAGATATAGATGTTATATTAGGAGCCACTGGAAGTATCACAGAAAATCTAAATACATTTTTAGATGGTCAGCTGGCATCTACCGGATCTGCCTGCAGCCATCATCATGGGGACCATGACTGCAACCACTAA
- a CDS encoding NifB/NifX family molybdenum-iron cluster-binding protein: MRISICSKKAGLDSLVDERFGRAENFTIIDLDTAIVETIENTAKNDPSGAGGEAVRLLSKHRVDVAVVPHLGPKAEKAMEAFEIKTVSQEDYKSVGEVLEAYKVGKLKEIVKIKGLTRL; this comes from the coding sequence ATGAGAATATCCATATGTTCAAAAAAAGCAGGCTTAGACAGTTTAGTCGATGAAAGATTTGGTAGAGCAGAAAACTTTACTATTATAGATTTAGATACAGCTATAGTTGAAACCATTGAAAATACAGCTAAAAATGATCCCAGCGGTGCAGGGGGAGAAGCGGTAAGGTTACTTTCAAAACACAGAGTAGATGTCGCTGTAGTTCCCCATCTGGGTCCTAAAGCTGAAAAAGCTATGGAAGCTTTTGAAATAAAAACTGTTTCCCAGGAGGATTATAAAAGTGTAGGAGAGGTTTTAGAAGCATATAAGGTCGGTAAATTAAAAGAAATAGTAAAAATAAAAGGATTGACCAGACTATGA
- a CDS encoding ATP-binding protein → MKIAVLSGKGGTGKTTVTSNFAVNIKNSISIDSDVEEPNLHIFMDMKNSAFESVYTLYPSIDKDLCSLCGRCGDFCNYHAVIPAKNQVIVFKESCHDCGGCKLVCPNGAITYKKREIGQIFSGRSKYNTQLSYGLLNIGEMSGVKIIDQLKQSNDSDQNIIFIDSPPGTSCATVAAVEDADYAVIVSEPTPFGVSDMKMVVEMLRQMKIPFGLVINKAGLGDEEIYHYCRDENIEILGEIPFDKRIAELYADGKIFSISLPEYKNLFNDIYKNITKGRGTL, encoded by the coding sequence ATGAAGATAGCTGTATTAAGCGGAAAAGGAGGAACTGGAAAAACTACTGTTACTTCTAATTTTGCTGTAAATATAAAAAACTCTATAAGTATAGATTCTGATGTGGAGGAACCAAATTTACATATTTTTATGGATATGAAAAATTCAGCTTTTGAATCGGTATATACACTCTATCCGTCTATCGATAAGGATCTCTGCAGTCTCTGCGGCAGATGCGGAGATTTCTGTAACTATCATGCTGTAATTCCTGCAAAAAATCAGGTAATCGTTTTCAAGGAAAGCTGTCATGACTGTGGCGGGTGCAAATTAGTGTGTCCAAATGGTGCTATCACATATAAAAAGCGTGAGATCGGGCAGATTTTTAGCGGCAGATCAAAATATAATACACAACTTTCTTATGGCCTTTTAAATATCGGCGAGATGTCAGGAGTGAAGATTATCGACCAGTTAAAACAATCTAACGATTCAGATCAAAATATAATTTTTATCGATTCTCCTCCCGGGACTTCATGTGCCACAGTGGCAGCAGTAGAAGATGCAGATTATGCTGTAATAGTTTCTGAACCTACACCTTTTGGAGTCAGTGATATGAAGATGGTTGTAGAGATGCTTCGTCAAATGAAAATACCTTTTGGACTTGTTATAAATAAAGCCGGATTGGGGGATGAGGAGATCTACCATTACTGCAGAGATGAAAATATAGAAATTTTAGGAGAGATTCCCTTTGATAAAAGGATAGCTGAACTCTATGCCGACGGGAAAATATTCAGCATTTCCCTCCCTGAATACAAAAATTTATTCAATGATATCTATAAAAATATAACAAAGGGGAGGGGGACACTATGA